In Leopardus geoffroyi isolate Oge1 chromosome B4, O.geoffroyi_Oge1_pat1.0, whole genome shotgun sequence, the DNA window tcccccgttcatgctctgtctctctctgtcccaaaaataaataaacattgaaaaaaaaattaaaaaaaaaaaaaaagatgaccacGGGGTGGGTATGCAGACCCAATGGAGTCACGGAAGGATTTGTCCCCCCGGGGCTTCCACTCTCACTGAAAGATCATGATGGCATTTTAGTTGCTCTGATCTGACCCTCTGGTCATATCTCATATTTAACAACTCTCAAAAAATGTAATTACCTCTTTCCCTAGGTCCCAATTACTCTGTCAATTGAATGCAATTCCTTTTGGGGAGGATTGAAACTGGGAAGGCATGTACCATGAAACTTGGCAACGTCATTCCCCAGTGGGACCCAGCCTCTTCTTCAGTCAATGAAGTGAAGTGACTAAGAGTTGGAAGCTTGAGAAGGAATAATGTTTTTCCATTACAGTAACTTcttagcattcatttttttttcttacataatcCAAGAAGCACCTTACTTGATTGTCTATCTCTCTGAATCCTAGGaatatcatttttcttaatgCTGACCACAGATTCCTGCAGATCAATGCGTGATGATTAGCACTCTGGCTGGCCTTGCCGCTCAATATGGTGAGGCTGGTTCCGTGTTACAACAGGCAATTCCGATGTATTCATGGGTACATGGAACCCGGGTTCCTGGCAGCCTCTCCCATCAGCCAATTCTGGCCTGCGGAGGACATCCCATCATTGAGTCCTCAGTAATGCCAGTGTTCCCCTCACCAGCACATTCATGTTGCCTcaggaagaaaatatctgcaggGATCTTCTGGGGAACATAGTGAGGCGGTGGTTTCTTGGGTCTTACGTAGTTAACCCTTTCTGACGTTACCATCTCCCTGAACTTTCCGATCCTTCTTAATACCATGTCAAAGGCATTGCAGCAACTCTACCTTATACATGAGGCCAGCATTGTGTACAAGTTTCATGGAGCTTTCCCAACAGAATTTTAGGGCTGGATTTATGTGCCCTTGCCAGAATCCGAACCCTAAATCATTATGGAGGGTGCCCAGGTCAACAAATTCTCCATACCCAGACGGCATAAAGAGAACCTTTTGATCCATCACTCTCAAGACCCGTGTCCAGTATGTTCTATTATACCTGCTGATAATGTTAACAACATGTGCTAGTATTAGCTTGAAGCTATATTCTTTTGGAACTTACCTTATTAGGTAAGTTTGCACTTACCTTATTAGGCTGTGTTGAAACTTTGTCCTGAAGTAATGAGGAGTGGCAGGGCATTTCTTGAGCAGAATAAATGTTAACTTGGCTCAAATGGAGTCAATTGAACAGTTTTCAGGAGTGGGGATGCTCTCCTGCTCTTGTAAGTGGGAAGGGTTTGCCCTTGCTGGCCCCGAGGGTTCCAGGAAATCTGGACGTTTCATATTTTTAGGTTCATCCACCTAAAGAGCCCGATCTTGGGTCTGAGGGTTCCACCTTATAACGTCAGAGATAATGATTTTAACATCATTGCCCCAGCAATTACTACCCCTCTCCtatattattattcctttctCTATTGAATCATTTCAATTTGCAGGCACCCACTGTATCatccaacttaaaaacaaaaccagtgaaAACACGAAAATTTTTTCTTGCTCCCATGTTCTGTTCTCTACTCTCCTTAATAATAAAACTTactaaaatgttatatattcacCATCTCTCTGCTCTCTCATATTGTATTCCCTCCTAAATCTTTTCCACGGAACCTAGCTTCTGTCCCTACGCTTCACTAATACTGCTCTTGCCATTGGATCATCAATTGCATCCATCTTGCCAAAACCAATGGTGACTTTGTTTTCCCAATTTTACCgtttttctcaacatcatttgaaagctgacctctccctcctcctaAAACAATGACATCTCTTGCTTCCGTTCAACCAGGCATTCCGTCCTTTTTTTCGCATCTTCCTCGGAGCTCTTTCTTGTCTTCTTCTGCTGGTCCGTTCTCTGTAATTTAACCTCCAACGATTTGAATATCTCAGGGTTTAGATCTGGTGTCACTTCTCTATAACTTTTTTAGGTAATCCCATTTATATGTTGATGATGTCCAAATATTTATCTGTTATTTCAATCCTTAGGTACAGATTCATATACTCAGCTATCTATTTGACGTTTTCACTTGGTTATTTCATAGACctctaaaatgttaaatgttaaaaaaaatagttttttttaatttttgccctCCCACCCCTTATTAACATTTGCCACTCCATTTTAGGTGGCAGTGTCGCCTCAAATGCTAACGTAAAAACAATCTAAAAGTTTTCggaatcttctttttcttcaattcctTCCCTTCATCTAGCCAAGTAATAAGACTGATCTGCTTTACCTGTACAACATAtagaattcatccatttaaaaaggTCCTgactcagggcgcctggctggctcagtcagtgcatcctgtgactcttgatctcggggttgtgagttagagTCCAATatgggatgtagagattacttagaaaaataaaaatatttaaatttaaaaaagtcttgaggtgcttgggtggctcagtgggttaagcgcctgactcttgattttggctcgggtcatgatctcacagtcgtgggatcgagttCCACATCAAGCTccaagctgagcctggagcctgcttaacattctctctccttctctctctgcccctcccccacttgtgcacaagctctctctctctctctctctccaaaaaaaaaaaaaaaaattaaattaaaggaaagtaagtgtgtgtctcttaaaaaaagagtCCTAAGTCTATTACCACCATCCAAATCTGAGCCATTATGATTTCTCACAGGGACCGCTTACTATACTATAACTTAGTAGTTGGTCCCCTTAATTGTACTCCTCCCCATTCAACACATACCATATCTATTCTTATAACCAAAGTAAGCTGAagtctacatataagtgaaattatattacatatagttTCAATTCCTTCGATGTCTTCccattacacttaaaaaaatgttttttaacgtttattcattttttgatagagagagacagagcgtgagtgggtgaggggcagggagagagggagacacagaatccaaagcaggctccaggccttaagccatcagcacagagcccaacggagggctccaactcatggaccatgagatcatgacctgagccgaagtcagaagactgagccacccaggtgccccttcccattATACTTAAATCTAAATTCCCTCTGATGATCTACATCGCTTTTTACAATCCTGCCAGTCACCCCTTGCTCTGGTCCTACTCTGCTCTTACTTCTTCAACCACTTGCTCCTCAGGGTACTGGCACTCACCAGGATATTATTTGTCCAAGATGGCGCATGACTGGGTTATAATTGTGACTCAGGTTTTGGCTTGAAATCTCAGCGTCTCAGGTAGGTCTAGTCTGACTACACTATGTAAAGCAATTCCTCTCCTCCAGTTATTCTCAGTTGCATCAGTCATGACTTATAACCCTGAGTCTGTTTACTTGATCGTTATCAGtcttccataatgttttccatgaCTATGCGTTACGTGAGAGCATGGACTTTATCACATTTCATCTGTATTTATAGCACCCAGGGTCATGCTTAACACGCAGATGTTCAacgtgtgagtgtgtatgtacttattaaataagaaataaaaacaagaaggaaggggcaccagggtggctcggcCACTTAAACgactgatcttggctcaggtcatgatctcacggtttgagaatttgagccccgcgtggggctctgtgctgacagctcagagcctggagcctgcttccaattctgtgtctccctctctctctgcccctcccccccaaaatgaataaacaaacaaacaagcaaacaaaaagaagtaatttgTCTGCACTTTCTGTAACCAGTTTCTACGTTCGTTCTCTTAGAGTAAGCCTAAAAAACGCTACTCCAAACACCAGGTACTAGAAGAAGTAGGTACAGATGCTTCTTTCAACTCAGAGTTATTATCATTTTTGCACGATTTCTCCGAATTAATATAATCTCAGAAGCTAAGCCACTTGTTTTGGCTACATCATTTTCATCCTCAATACGCCAGTAAGTGTAATTATGTGTAGTAAGATATTCCTAATATGGCTTCTATTTCCACCTTAGTATCCTTGGCCTGGCTGTTATTCAGAGAAACTGGATACTGAGGTGTTATTTTTGTAATGTGAGTAGAGGATCAAGTAGGGTCCACAATATGAAGACATCAAACATGAAGTTTCCAGGATTTCCTTTAGCCCTcaggggtttttgttgttgttgttgttgttcccttgcctaataaatctaaataaattgGTCTCTGCATaggtgggtggtggggacaggTACGCTTTAAGTCAATATTGAAAAGAATGTAAGCTTCAGTTTATGCATCTAATTGTCTATTGTTTCTTTAACTTACAAGGCAGTcaatatacatctttttaaatctATCGGTTTAATCAATTTGTATCTTGCACTGTCAGATTCAGAGAAGAAAGATTAACATATGAAACTCAGGtggaagtaatttttatttttgccagagtTATTGATgagaatatttataaacattttctcttctccgtGCAAAGTTTATGGCTACTCAAGGCTGATTAATAACAGGgtcaatccaggggcgcctgggtggcgcagtcggttaagcgtccgacttcagccaggtcacgatctcgcggtccgtgagttcgagccccgcgtcgggctctgggctgatggctcagagcctggagcctgtttctgattctgtgtctccctctctctctgcccctcccccgttcatgctctgtctctctctgtcccaaaaataaataaacgttgaaaaaaaaaattaaaaaaaataaaaataaaaaataacagggTCAATCCCTCCACAATATCCTTTCCGCAACATAAATGACATGCTGTTGTTGAAGTTTCCCAAATAGACATTTCATAGATAACTTATGTATGATCCAAATAGTATTCTGGAATGTAGAAATGCTCCATATTGAATCAATGTCTCCTTTGACAGTTTTGACGTTTTAACATCTCAGTACGTAAGTTTTTGATTGAAGATCTCATCTTATGAGGGTATCACGACAATCAGTTCCCGCTATAGTCCTAGTCTGCTAAAAGCAAACTTACGCGTTGTTTGGGGGGAGAAATATACTTCAATAAGcaataaatagttcttttttttagcCAACCTTGTTTTATAGAAACTTTCTATATAAACTCTCCTTCTCTCACACAGATAGAGAATCTTTCATTCATCTATagtctaaaataatttttgaacttGCTgtgacagtatttattttaatcacaATACATATCTTGTTTGTGTTAATAATCAGTATTAATTTCTGCCGCATTCCTAGAATTACATAACATTTGATTAAGGCTGTCACCATATAGAGCTTTTTCCGAAGGTGGAGACTAGTCAGATGATCTGAGAAAAATAGTGTAACTAGGATGATGGGGACTGAGTGAGTTGCTTTTCATAAGAATGCAAATAACAAGGGGATGCTATTACAGTTGTTCTGAATTCGTTGTACAATTTTGCATCTAGAGAAATGATTTAGACCTAACTATGAAAATACTCTCTCCTCTGACAGTTGATATTAGGATATTAACTTTTATATGTTctgaaacatgtttaaaaaaaaaaaaaaaacctctgaagggaaggagagagagagagagaagagcaagagacaaagagaaagaggcaaaatcGTCTCTACACGGGATTTCCTAAGTTACAACTAtagttacattaaatatatttaagagtaATTAACCATATGAAACCAACATTAATGCAAGAACTGAAGACCGCTAAGAAACATCATGTCTTCCTTCCTAGTAAACGATAGCCTTCAGATCCATTTGTGGTGATtagtgatttcttctttttaggaTACACTTTACTTTCCACAGCACCCTTAGAGACGCCTGCCGTAATTTATTGTTCCCCAGAATTAGAATCAATGAATGGCTTGGATAGATGAGAGCTATCAACTCACCAATCATCACAGCTAATTCAGTCTCTGGCATAAAGTAGCTGGAGGTGGCTACGAGAAAAGCCAAATAGTAAGCaatgaaaaggaggaggaaggagatgaCAGCTTTCATGGCTCCCACATGGGCTTCTATGCTGGGGTCCCTGCATCCCGTGGCACTGACCTTCATCTGCCTCGTATGTCTCCACAGGGAGAGGAGCAAGAGGAGAAATGAGATCACGGACACGGAAAAGGGGAATAGCGTCAACAGGTTGAGGCAAATCTTGATGGAAGCATATTGGGCTTTATTTACTCTGCATTTCAcagttatgtttgttttcttctttaccttAACACAAGACCTGAAATCATCGTTCAGATTCTCAGAGACAACAAGGCTAATAAACACAGAGAAGGCCAAGCATCCCAGCAGGATCCTAGGAATCGCACTGTCAATTTTCCACTTCATCCAGAGGAAAAGGGGATGGAAGAAATTCGCGATcttgaggaaatagaaaatgctgAGGCAGGTGGCAAACCAGACATTTAGATGGTTGGTGAGCGTCCAGAAGAGGTCAATGATTCTCATTTTTTTACCGGTAGTATAGACATCTGGATACAGCCCCAGTATAAAATAGTCTAATAGTATGATACATAGTAGACAAATTCTGGATATGGCCAgacttgtgaggattaaatcaatGGAGGCAATCTTCCTATTCTTGATCCAGTTCATGCAGTTTACCAATCCAATGAATGCATTCCCTAAAATCCCCATTGCAAATTCTCCAGCTGCTATGAGCATCAAGGTGCTCTCCACTTTATCCAGCAtggtaaaatacagaaatgtcCAACCGTTCCTAGTTGGACTGATGTAGTTTGATAGGTACACCTACTTCTTAGACTTTGTTGTAATTTCCTTTACCTCTCTTATTGTAGTCTCTCTTGGGATGGAGACTGGAATGATAAGTAGAGACTGTAGCTATGATCATTAAATCCTTATCAGCCTTGAGAAGGTAATGTGATTGGTAATCCCTGGCCTGGCCACCGCGTGTATCACGTGTATGTAAAACCTGTATCAGCAGGTTTTACTTTTCCACACATGGCCAGTTTAGGCTGAGCTACATTTTAGGATGCAAATTAGACCTGTTCCCTTTCATGATCCTGCACTGTCTTTCTAAGGCTATGTTTTTTGTAAGCTTGGGATTCATTAATCTGTGGCACATACTAGTAACCTCAGTAGGACTGCTAGATTTAGCAAATAGAAAcacaggacacccagttaaacttgaatttcaaataaacaatgaatgattttttttttttttttagtgtatgtaCTAATCACATGAGATTGCTGAAGTTCAAATTTAATTGGGtatcctgtgttttatctggcaaATCTAACCTCCAAAGATTTTCTAGCAAATAGAAAATGGGCCAAAATCGAAATTCACTTTGCAAAATGATAATATGGATTACTACTAAAAATCTAAAGTTTGGGTTAACATTCAAAACCATAGATTTTCAGGGAATTTAAAAGGTTAACACTAAATATAGATTATTTggttctaaaaaatattttagctcaTTTATCTTGGTTGTTCAGATGAACATGCACAAGGTTTCATATCATAATGCATTGTCTTATTAGTCAAGTTGAGAGGCCTGAGAAAGTTGAAACTTAAAAGCTTAAGTTACGGGAAACTGAAACCTAACCAAGCTTAACCAGCTTATTCCGCTTCTGTACAATTGCTTGGCGCGCCCATGTATTCCTGATCAATCATTATTTCCTGGCACATCCATATATTCTTGATCAACCATTGTTACTTGGCACATCCGTGTACTCCTGATCAATCATTGTTGTTTGGCACATCTGTGTATTCCTGATCAATCATTGTGATACCCGTACCCCCGGTTGTGGTCTGACCTAAAGGCAGGAACCAATCGAATActggtaagtgtccaactttaaaCAC includes these proteins:
- the TAS2R7 gene encoding taste receptor type 2 member 7, encoding MLDKVESTLMLIAAGEFAMGILGNAFIGLVNCMNWIKNRKIASIDLILTSLAISRICLLCIILLDYFILGLYPDVYTTGKKMRIIDLFWTLTNHLNVWFATCLSIFYFLKIANFFHPLFLWMKWKIDSAIPRILLGCLAFSVFISLVVSENLNDDFRSCVKVKKKTNITVKCRVNKAQYASIKICLNLLTLFPFSVSVISFLLLLLSLWRHTRQMKVSATGCRDPSIEAHVGAMKAVISFLLLFIAYYLAFLVATSSYFMPETELAVMIGELIALIYPSHSLILILGNNKLRQASLRVLWKVKCILKRRNH